ATACGGTTGCCGGGTTGGAACTGCCCACCGTTGCCACGGTTGAAGTCACCATCGGCGCCCATAGGCCGCCGCGCAATCGTGGGGGCGCCTACCGCATTACGGTGACGGATGCGGAGACAGATTTTCAGCTGGTGTTCTTTCACGGTCGCAGCCGTTATCTGGAGGCGCAATGCCCCGAGGGATCGCGGCGTCTGGTGTCGGGTAAGCTGGAGCTGTTCGACGGTATCGCGCAGATGGTGCATCCCGATCACATGGTGCCACTGGCCGAAGCCGCGACGATCCCCGAGTTCGAGCCGGTCTATCACTTGACCCATGGAGTGTCGCAGAAAACCATGTTCAAAGCGCTGCGCGGTGCCTTGGATCTGGTCTCTGATCTGCCCGAGTGGATCGACCCCGAGCAGGTGAAACGCGAAGCCTGGCCTTCATGGGACGAGGCGATCACCACGGCGCATGAGCCACAAGGGCAGGAGGATCTCGCCCCTGACGCTCCGGCACGGGCGCGCCTGGCCTATGATGAGCTGTTTGCGCATCAGCTGACGCTGGCGATTGCCCGGCAATCCGAACGCAAATCCCGTGGCATCCAGAGTCAGGCCACCGGGCGTTTGCAGTCCCGTGTCCTGTCGGCGTTGCCTTATCGCCCCACGGGGGCGCAGACCCGCGCGATTGAGGAAATCTCCGCCGATATGGCCTCGGACAGGCGGATGAACCGGCTGCTGCAGGGCGATGTGGGCGCGGGCAAGACGCTGGTGGCGCTGATGGCGCTTCTGGTCGCGGTGGAGGCTGGCGGGCAGGGCGTGATGATGGCTCCGACCAGTATCCTTGCGCAGCAGCATTACGAGGGCTTGCGCCCCCTTGCCGAAGAAGCTGGTGTGGTTCTGGAGCTGCTGACCGGCCGGGACAAGGGCGCCGAGCGCAAGGCCAAGCTGGCCGCGCTAGAGCGGGGTGATATCCAGATTCTGGTCGGGACCCATGCAGTATTCCAGCAGGATGTTCATTTTGCAGATTTGCGGCTGGCCATCGTCGACGAACAGCATCGGTTCGGCGTTCGTCAACGTATGGAGCTAGCGGAAAAGGGCATGGGCGCCGATGTTCTGGTGATGACCGCGACGCCCATTCCGCGCTCACTGGCTCTGGCGCAGTACGGGGATATGGATGTTTCGGTGCTGGATGAGAAACCCCCGGGCCGCAAGCCGGTCAAGACGGCTGTGATCAGCACGGAACGGACCGAGGAGATTGTCAGCCACCTGCGCCACGCCATTGAGGAAGGGCGGCAGTGCTACTGGGTGTGCCCCTTGGTTGGCGAATCCGAGGTCATGGACCTGACCGCTGCAGAAGAACGGTTCAAGCTCTTGCGCGCCGCCCTTGGCGAAGGCGTGGTGGGTCTCGTGCATGGGCAGATGCCGGTTGGGGAAAAAGATGCGGCCATGGCCGCCTTTCAACGCGGTGAGACCAAGGTTCTGGTGGCGACCACGGTGATCGAGGTGGGCGTCAACGTGCCCAATGCCTCGATCATGGTGATCGAACGGGCCGAAATCTTTGGCCTAGCCCAGCTGCACCAGCTGCGGGGGCGGGTCGGGCGTGGCAGCGCCGAATCCACCTGCCTGTTGATGTACCAGCCACCGCTGAGCGAGGGAGGCCGCCGGCGGCTGGAGGTGCTGCGCGAAACCGAGGATGGCTTTCGCATTTCCGAAACCGATCTGGAGATGCGCGGTGCCGGGGACATGATCGGCACAGCCCAATCCGGTCTGCCGCGGTTCAGGATTGCCGATCTGGAACGGCAGGCCCCGCTGATGGCCGTGGCGCAGAGCGATGCGCGTGCGCTGCTGGCCAAAGACCCCGATCTGACCGGCCCCCGGGGGCAGGCCGCACGCGTTCTGCTGTGGTTGATGAAGCAGGATCAGGCGTTCCGTTTAATTTCAGTGGGTTAACCTGTTTCGTTCCTACTGAAATCGGTTTTGTTCCAAAAAGTTCGCAAATGTTCTCATAAAGTTCTTTACTTGCTGTTCGCAAAATGAGAACAAAGGGGCAACAAGAACGCGCCCAAGCGCAAACACAGCGAACTGACCGGAGGAACGATAATGATTGCACAGTTGAAAACGACCCTTCAAAATGCCCAATCCACCCTGCTGCAGGACGCGATTGGTGCGGGCGCCCTTGCGGTCATGCTGGTGGCGGCGCTGCACCTTCCGGGATCTTTCTAAGCCTGACACAATCCTGAATTTGATCTTGGCTCTTCATGGTGGTCGCACTGCATCCTGTCCCGAACCGATGAGGGGAACACCTGCCTGTACCCATCCCCGTCCGGCCTTGCCTGATTGCCGGAAAGCGTGACCCGTCCCGCATGAAGAACCAGAGTTGCCGCCACCATCTGCCCGGATGTGTGGCGGCTTTTTTTATTGCGTGAATATATAGTTGCGCGGGGTTTTCGTCTGTTTCGGGGATCCGTGTAATTGGGCTTCAGGTCGTAAAGGCCATCCGGAGCCCCCCCCAATGGCGACCGCCCACGGTAATGGGCGCCGACAGGTCCTTCATCATGACAAAGTCGCCGCCGCCCATGTCGCGCCGGTAAACCTGCATCAGGAAGGGACCTGTGTTGCGTCCGGCCTTGAGCCCGACGCGATCATCGAAAATCCGCCGGTTGCGGCAGTTGGCCATGTTCCAGTCAGGATCTGCGCTTTGCGGTTTGGAAAATTTCTTGTTGTGGGTCGGGAGGTATCCGTTGACGTCCACTGCTGCGGAAAAGACCACGCGTGGATCCAGATCCAGGGCGGCCTCCAGCAGCGGCGGCAGGACGCTGTCGGTGAACTTGGTGAAACGGGTCATGACCTGTGTCGGATTGGTGTTGGGGATTGGAACATAGGTCCGGTCGAACAGATCTGCCTGCGAAATCCGGCTGCTGGTCAGGCCCTCTTCGAATAGCCTGCCAATCTGGGCCGCCATGTCGGTGACAAATGCGATGAACATCTTGTCCCCGGATTGGCCGCCAAGAGCGACCGTGCCCTGAACAAGACGTTCAGAGGAAAGAATGAGATTTTCAACACGGTGGTGGGTCTTTTGAATGTCGGCAGTGGTGTCCTGAACAGAATGCTTGATCCGGTTGATGTTGGGAAAACACGCCTCCATCGCGTCGCGCACGGTCGTGGCATCGGTCAGAATCCGGCCGGTTTCGCTGTTCACGTTCTGGGCGTCTTTTTCAATGCCAGCCAGCGACGCGTCGGTGTCTCGGGCGCGGTCGAGGATTTGTTTGGCGGACTGGGACATCGTCTCAGTCTCTTCGTCCAGAGTCCGGATCCAGCTGTAAAGCGTTTCGATATTTGTGCTGATCTCCCGTGCCGCGCGTTGGGTGCGTTTGGACAGATCATTGATCGCCTCTGCAACGACCGCAAATCCCCGCCCGGCATCGCCTGCGCGCCCCGCTTCGATCTTGGCATTGATGGCCAGAATGTTCACCTGCGCCGCGATCGAAGTGATGATCTCGTTGTCCTTGCGCATAGC
This genomic stretch from Phaeobacter gallaeciensis harbors:
- a CDS encoding methyl-accepting chemotaxis protein yields the protein MLQKQDTQAPSVADANLNDLAEISSQLGFEIVDIAGFLDTIESKSKTQLEDLDQLDRGAERVVRSNAQVMETVGAVSLSTQKTLESARESVALVRESSGRSQEVAEWVQDLNSRTEDVSNTVDAMRKDNEIITSIAAQVNILAINAKIEAGRAGDAGRGFAVVAEAINDLSKRTQRAAREISTNIETLYSWIRTLDEETETMSQSAKQILDRARDTDASLAGIEKDAQNVNSETGRILTDATTVRDAMEACFPNINRIKHSVQDTTADIQKTHHRVENLILSSERLVQGTVALGGQSGDKMFIAFVTDMAAQIGRLFEEGLTSSRISQADLFDRTYVPIPNTNPTQVMTRFTKFTDSVLPPLLEAALDLDPRVVFSAAVDVNGYLPTHNKKFSKPQSADPDWNMANCRNRRIFDDRVGLKAGRNTGPFLMQVYRRDMGGGDFVMMKDLSAPITVGGRHWGGLRMAFTT